Below is a genomic region from Pseudomonas extremaustralis.
TACACCGCCGAGCGCCGGCTCAACCATTTACCCAAAGCGACTTTCTGCTGGTTGCCGCCACTGAGTTGGCTGACAGCCGCATGCGGCCCCGGCGCCTTGATCGCCAGCTCATCGATCAACCGCAGCGTTTGCGCCTGCTCCTGGCGGCGACTCAACAACCCCCAGCGGCTGAAGCGCCCAAGCCCCGCCAGCGTGAGGTTTTCCAGGACTGACAGTGCCGGCGAAATCCCCTGGCTGCGTCGTTCTTCCGGCACCAGCGCAATGCCTGCGGCAATCGCCTGGCCCGGCGAGCGCAGGCGCAGCAAACGCCCGTCCAGGTGCACACTGCCGCTGTTGGCACGCTCGACGCCGAACAGCGTCTTGAACAATTCCTTGGCCCCCGAGCCGACCAGCCCGGTCAGGCCGACGATTTCACCGCGTCGAACTTCCAGGTCGATCTGCCGATAGCGCCGCGCCAAGCTCAAGCCACGCACCAGCAATAACGGCGGCCCCAACTCGACGCTGGCCTTGGGATACATATCCTGGACCTCGCGATTGACCATCAGCCGCGCAATTTCTGCGCTGGAGGTCTGCCGTGGCTGCACCACGGCCACATCGCGGCCATTACGCAGCACCGTGACCTCATCGCATAGGCTGTCGATTTCCTGCAGGTAATGGGAGATGTACAGGATCGACAAGCCCTGGTCGCGCAGGCGCTTGACGATGCGCAGCAACTGGTCGACTTCACGCTTGACCAACGCCACGCTGGGCTCGTCGAACACCAGGATCTTCGGCTGGCGGATCAATGCGCGGGTGATCTGCAGCACTTGGCGTTCGGCACTGTTCAACTCGCCCACCCGCACGCCCGCCGGCAACTGCAGATCGAAATATTCACCCAGCAAACGCTCGGCTTCGTGCTGTTGCCTGCGCCGGTCAACGAACGGACCGCGCCGCAGCTCATGCCCGAAAAACAGTGCCTCGCCCACGGTGAAACTCGCCGGCAACAGGCGCTCCTGATGGATGAACTGCACGCCCAGCGCATCCACCTGGCGCGGCGACAACCGGTCATACACGCGGCCATCGATACTGACCTGCCCCGCATCCGCCGCGTGGATACCGGCCAGGATCTTGATCAAGGTCGACTTGCCCGCGCCGTTCTCGCCCACCAGGCCGTGGATGGTGCCGCGTTCGACTTTAAGGCTGGCGTCGTCCAGCGCCTGGGTGGCGCCGAAGCGTTTACGCACATGCTGCAAGTGCAACGCCGTCATCAGTCACCCCGCAATTGCTGGACTTGCGCCAGGTTGTCGGCGGTGGTCAGCAGGGTGGCCACATGGGTTTCCTTGGGCAAGTCACGCTGGCCGGCCAGGTAGCGCGCCACGTTCTGCACGGCGGTCTTGCCGATCAGCGCCGGTTGCTGCGCCACCACCGCGCCCACCGGCGAGTTCGCCTGGCCCAGCAGCGCCAGCACTTCGGGAGTGCCATCAACACCGTAGGTCTTGATTTCGGTGCGCTTGGCGTCGATCAACGCCTTGCTCGCCCCCAGTTGCGGGATATCCCATGCCGCCCAGATCGCCGACACACTGCCCGCCGGGTATTTGTTGAGCAGCGCCGACACCTGGGAATAGGCGTCCTGCACGGTGTTGGGGATCACATCACGCAGCTCCGGCTGGATGATCTCCAGTTGCGGATGGTCCTTGAGCGCCAGCTTCAACTGGTCATAACGGATGGCACACACCGGCACGCCGTAGAAACCGTTGAACACCAGGATCTTGCCTTTGCCACCGGCGTCCTTGATCAATTGATCGGCCAGGGCCTTGCCGGTGGCGACGTTGTCCGAGGTGGTGTTGTTCAGGCTGTATTGCGACGGCACATCAATGGTGAACAGCGGAATGCCGGCCTTGCTGATGCGCTTGAGCCAGGGGTCGATCACGCTGAGGGTACCGAGGGTCTGGATCACGGCATCGGGTTTCTGGGTGACCACGGTCTGCAACTGGGTCACCAGGTTCTTGTCGTTGCGCCCGGCATCGAGCGTGATCGGCGTACCGCCCAGGCGCTTGATCTCATCGACCTGCGCCTGGAACGCCTTGATATCGAAATAGTGACTGGTCCCGGTCATGCTGACCGCAATGCGCTTGCCGGCCAGGGACGGCACGGCATCATCGCCTTCGGCGGCCTGGACGACGGCGGCCTGGCCCAGCAACAACGCGGCGCCAAGGCAGATCAAACGGGAAAGCGAGGAAAGGCTGAAAGGCATACAGGGCTCCGCTGCGACCGATGAAAGGGTTCACCAGACGGCATTGCAGAGCCCGTGCCAGGATTTTTATCGCGTTAAATCAACAGGATAAGAACCTTGAAGGAAAACAGGCTGTCGCTATCGGCTATCAATTGCCTGATGGGTGTTGCTCAGGCAACAGTGATGACTATCACACAGATCACTAGACTCTCCACCGTAAGCCCTTATCGACGGCCCAGGCTCCCCGCGTTGACACTCCAAAACCGCAAGCATAGAATCGGCCGCAAATGGACTGGGGGATCCCGGTCGGCGCTATAGCCTCGGTGAGCTTCACCGGGGCTTTTCGCTTTCTGCAACAGGAAAAATCTTCAGCCCCCAATTTTCAAAACCCTCACCCACCTTGCTCCGCCCCCCGCTGCAATAAAACTTGCGTGTGAGGACGTCAAAGGCACGATTCTCCTGACCTGGCCGCAAAACACTCATGCCAATGGGGCGGGCAACCAGATCCGCAAGCTGCAACCCCGTTGAGTTCACCTGCTTGGTCGCGAACACGATTTCAAACGGCAGGCGAATACCTAGACGATTGGCGCCGTCGCACATCCGACGAAACTCCAATTCAAGCTCGTTATCCTCTTTACGACCTCGACGCTCGAAAATCACGTGAGTCAACGCGCCTTGCTGATTTTTCTCTTGGAGAAACTCGTAGAGCGTTTCAAGACAGAAACCTAAAGCCAGATGGTAAGGGTTATGTATCGGGCCTTGCTGCTCCCGAAGAGTGGCTTTATCAATCACACAACTGATCAAGACAAAATTGCTCGACTCAATGATGCTCGTCAGCTCTTCGAGAAAAGCATGCTTGTGCTGGCGAGAGGCGAACATGCTCGAGAATGCCCCTTTTTCCTTTCGGATCTCCAGTTCATGTAAGCCGACAAGATCATGGCCCATATGATTGAACTTGAACTTTTGAAGGGCAGGGATGACTTTTTCACAATAATGTCGCTTGTGGAAAACGCAGAAAGCCAAAACAAACATGGGGTAGTTGACATCGAGTGTCTGCATCCCGTGATCGCCACTTTCATCCACATAGACAATGAAATTGCTGAACGCCCCCGTTGGCGGCTTCGCCGCCACAACTTCTGCATCGCGCTCAGCCTCACTCTCACTTTCAAAAAGAAGAAACTGCGGGGAGGTTAGTTTTTCATCAGCCATGGGATGTTTAATCCTGGTTTTTACGGGACTTCAGGGGCGCCCACCGACATCTATACTGCCCTCCTTCACTGCTACAGAGAGCCTCCAGCCTGGACTCCTTCAGGCAAGCGCTGATCAATCACTCGGTACAACCCACTGTCCTGCGGCCAGTTACGCATGAATCGCGCCCGGTCCTTGGCGTACGCCGGGGCGAAGCTGGCGGTGGAGGTGTGTTGGCACATCGCGTCCAGGTCGATCAGGGCCCAGCGGCCTTCGTGCCAGAACAGGTTGTGGCCCTTGAGGTCGCCGTGGCTGATGCGCTCGCCAATCAGCTCGGCAAACAGCTGGTCCAGGGCTTGCAGCTCGTTTTCCGGCGCGTCGCCGTGTTCGATGTAGGGCGCGAAGCGCTCGATGATGTCCGGTCCCGGCAGGTATTCGGTGATCAGGTAGGCACGACGGCGCAGCCAGAAAAAGCGTTTTTCCAGCACGGCCAGGGGCTTGGGCGTGGCGATGCCGAGGAACGCCAGGCGGTTGCCTTCACGCCAGGAGTGCCAGGCGCGGCTCGGGCGCCAGAAGCGCTTGAGCCAATGGGCGACGTTCTTGATGTTGTAGCGTTTGATCACCAGCGGGCGACCGGCCACCTCGACTTTGGCCACGCTGGCTGCGCCACCGGTCTTGTACAGGTGGCCCTGATCCAGCAAGGCGTCGGCCTGCGCCAGCACCGGCAGCATCGCGGCCTCTTCCTCGCGACGAATCGCGCGCAAGGCAAAAGCCCCGCGCGCCACGCTGAACAGCGTGCACTCGCGGCCGACCTTGTTCAGAAAGTCCTTCAGGCGCCAGGCGCTGACCTTGCGCACCTGTTTTTCCAGGGCTTCGAGGGGCAAGGCGTGTTCGCCGTTGCTCAGCAGGTAGTACACCAGCAGTTCTTCGGTGAACGGCTGAAGATTTTTCGGCAACTGGGCGAAAAACACCCCGAGGTTTTCCAGCACCCGATTGCGCGACAACGGCTTGCCGGCCTCTTCGACGCGAATGCCGGCGCCGTCGATCAGGTACAGCTTGTCGTGCTGGCGCAGCAGGTTGTCCAGGTGCAGGTCTTCTTGCCACAGGCCTTTGGCGTGCATCCGGGCAATTGCGTCCAGCGCCTCGGCCAGCACGGCGGTTTGCTCGTCGGCCAACGGCGGCAGGCCTTCGACGGCGTGCCAGGCGTCAGCCAGGCTTTCGGCGCCTTCGAGGAACTCGAACAGCAGCCAGCCGCCCTCGCCTTCCTGCAAGCCATCGGCGAGCAACAGCGGCGTGGTCAGGCCTTGCTCGGCCAGCAGACGCACGCCGTGCAGTTCACGCTGAAAATGCCGCGCGGCCTTGCTGCCCACCAATAACTTGGCCAGCACCGGACGCCCGCGCCATACCGCCGCGCCCACGTAGCGCTCGCCCGGCAACACCCGCAACAGGCTCAACAGTTGCAGTTGGCCGGGGCCGGCGGCGTCCGCCAGGTCAATGCTCAGCGGCAGGCTCGGCGTGCGGCCGGCGCTTTTCAGCTCGGACAGGCGCATCAGCGGTTCTCCTTATGGCTGCGTCGCGTCGTCAGGCGTTGCAGCCAGGTGGCAACCGACGCACTGCCTTCGGGCTGATCGAGGTAGGCCGCCAACAGGTGGCGCACCTGCCCATCCGTCCACTGCGGCGCACGGCGCAACAACGGTTCCAGGTCCTTGACCCGATCACGCCGGCCGAACAGCAGCGGGCGGGTTTTTTCCAGGTCGATCAACTGCGCGACGTAACCGTCGCCGGTGGCCTGCAGGAAAATATGCTTGGGGTAGAAACAGCCATGCACCTGGCCGACGCCGTGCAGGCGACGCGCCAGTTGGCCGCAGGCCAGCAGGATCGCACGGTGCTGGGCATCGCTCAGCGAAGACCACTGTTCCAGCAACGACTCCAGGTCGTTCCAGCCATCCAGCGCACGGGTCAGCAACATCGCGCGGTGCTCGCCGGCGACCTTGCGCTCGCCATAGAAAACCGCCTGCAACGCCGGGATACCGAGCGTGCGGTAACGGCTGATATTGCGAAATTCACGGGAGAAACTCGGCTCGCCCAACGGCCGATGCAAGCTGCGCGTGAGGTAGTTGCTCTGGCGCTTGAGGTAATAACCGTGGCCGTCGAGTTCCAGGCGAAACACGCTGCTCCAGCCGCCACGGCTGGTGTTGGGCTCGTCGACCGCGTCCAGTTGCTTGGCCCACAGTGCGTCGAAGGTGGCGAGGCCGTGCCGCTCCAGCAGGACACGGTCTTCAGCCGCCAGGAAATCACTCATTCGCGTCCCTCAAAAAACTTCACCACATGGCGAATGCGTTCTTTGTCCGATGCACTCAAGTGCCGGCGCTGACGGTATTGCATATAGAAGCGCAGGCGCTGGGTGGCGGACAGATGATACTTGGCCACCTTGTCCAGGCAGGCCAGGTCTTTGGTAATGCGGTATTTGAGCCAGAACCCGCGCCAGAAATCGCCGTTGGGGCAATCGATCAGGTACAGGGTCGACTGGTCGTCGATCAGCAGGTTGCGCCACTTCAAATCGTTATGGGTGAAGTGGTGGTCGTGCATGGTCCGGGTGTATTCGGCGAGTTGGCGGCTGACCGTATCGACCCACTTGGGGTCGCGCAAGCGCGCATCTTTGCGCTCGGCCAGCACCGAGAGGTCTTCCGTCCGGGCCAACTCACGGGTGATCATCGCGCCACGGCTGTAGGCCAGGCCCTTGCGTTCCAGGCCCCAGGCAACCACGTCGGCGGTGGGAATGCCCCACTTGGCGAAGCGTTTGAGGTTCTGCCATTCGGACTTGACCCGCGGCTTGCCCAGGTAACGCCGCAAGCCCTTGCCGGCGCCGGTGTAGCGCTTGACGTAATAGTTGACCCCGCCGCGCTCCACGCGGATCACTTCCGACAGCGGGTCGCGGGTCAGGCGCTCGCCTTGCAGGGCAAATACCGCTTCGAGGCTGCCAAAGTCATCCGCCAGGTCGGCGTAGGCAGGCTCCAGGTTCCAACCCGCCATCAGATCGCATCCCCGTAACGTTGCTTGCGCGCATACAGCTTGTCGGCCTTGCGTTGCATCAGGCTCAGGGACGCCGATTGCTCGGCGAGGATCTGGCGCAGCGGCTGGCGGAAGTAGCCTTTGAGGAAACGCAGTTTGTCGCGACGGGTCAGGCCGATATCCAGCGCCGAGTAATACAGCGCGGACAGGTCCTTGTCGCGCCAGCGCAGCGGCAGATGGGCACGCAGTTGGGCGCGGTGCAAGTCGATGACCGAGAGCTTGATGTGGCGCGCATCGATCGGTCGTGACGTGTCCAGCAGGAAATGGCAGAGGTAGCAGTCACGGTGATTGACGCCGCCCCGGTGCATGTCGCCGACCATGCGCGCGAGTTCGGCGGTCAGGGCATGGCGCAGCGCCGGGGCCGGTGGTTCGGCGACCCAGTTGAGGGTCAGGTCTTCCAGGCTGACGGTCGGCGCCAGCTCTTCGGTGATGATGAACGAGTGCTGATCGGCCGGGTTGCTGCCCTTTTCGCCGAACGCCACGCCGGTCATGGTCGGCACGCCGAGGTCCTGCAGACGATGGATGGCCGCCCACTCGAGGCCGGCGCCCAGCACCGGCAATTTGGCGGTGATCAGGTTCTTGAAGATTTCGCCCCAGCCGATGCCCCGATGGATCTTCACGAAATACGGGCGGCCCTCGACCTCGGTGCGCAATGTGCGCCGCGCCGCCAGTTCGCGAAATACCTGGCCTTGCAGTTTCTCGACTTCGGCAAAGGCATCGAGCCCGGCCCATAAGGTCTTGAACGGTTCGGCAAGAATCAACTTCATCGTTTTGGCTCCGCCAGAATCACATCCGCAGCGTGCTGCGGCATGCTGTAGAGGTCGGCCGTCTCGGCAAAGGCCAACCCATTGCGGCTCCAGGCCGTGCGCTGTGCAGTGTCGGTGAGCATATGGGCCAGGTACTCGTTGAGCTGGGTTTGTTCGAACGGCTCATCCAGCACCAGGCCGCTGTCAGCTTCGGCGATGTAATGGGCGTACCCACACACTTTCGATACCAACACCGGCAACCCGGCCACCAGGGCTTCGAGCAGGACGGTGCCGGTGTTTTCGTTGTACGCCGGGTGGATCAACAGGTCGGCGCCCAGCAGGAAACGCGGGATATCGCTGCGCCCCTTGAGGAACTGCACGTTATCGCCCAGCCCCAGGGTAGCGCTTTGCAGTTGGAATACTTTGGGGTCGTCCTGGCCGATGACAAGCAGGCGCGTGCGTTTTTTCAGCTCGGCCGGTAACGCGGCCAGGGCCTTGAGGCTGCGGTCCACGCCCTTGGTCTTGAAGCCCGAGCCGATCTGCACCAGCAACAGGTCGTCGTCGGCCAGGTTGAATTCCTGGCGGAAGCCTTCGCGGATTTCGGCCGCGTTCAGCGGGGCGCGGCGGTCCTGGGCAATGCCCGGTGGCAGCAGGTGGAAGCGCTCCAGCGGGGTGTCGTAATGCTTGATGAACAGCGGCTGCTGGACTTCGGAGATCATCAGGATTTCGGTCTTGGCGTCCTTGGCGAACACCGCGCGTTCGTACTCGGCAAAGTGGCGATAGCGGCCGAAGCTGCGGTACATCGAGTGCCTCAGGTTTTGCGCCTTGTCTTCGAAGCAGCCGTCGGCGGCGTAGTACACGTCCAGGCCCGGCATTTTGTTGAAGCCGATCAGGCGGTCCACCGGGCGCTTGGCCAGGTCGGCCTCCATCCAGGCGCTGAGTTTCTCGTTGCGCCGGTGGTTGAAGAACGCCTTGACCGGCGCCACGAGCACTTCGAAACCCGGCGGAATGTCACCTTCCCAGATCAGCGTGTAGACACGGATCCGATGGCCGCGCTGCTGGCACTCCAGGGCGATGCGCATGAAGTCACGCTGCAGGCCGCCGAAGGGGAAATATTTGTACAGCACAAAAGCCAGTTGCATCAGTGCAGCTCCTCAGCCAATAACAACGTGCTCAGTCGGCTGGCCACACGCTCAGGGTTCAGGCGCGTGAAGCACAGGGGAAACTCGCGCTTGATGTCGAACCGACGCAGATCATCGGCCGTCGGTTGATAGGTACATTGCTTTTGCAGGCAGGGTGCGCACGGGAAGTCGCTGGCCAGGTGAATCTGGCCCTTGCCGTAGGCGCCGGTCAGGCCGGGGTTGGTCGGGCCGAACAGGGAAATGGTCGGCACATCCAGCGCGGCGGCCAGGTGCCCGAGGCCGGTGTCCACCGCCACACAGGCACGGGCGCCGGCCAATACGCGGGCGACCCCGGCCAGGTTCAGCTTGGGCAACACTTCGGCGTTTTGCAGGCCACGGGCCAGGCGTTCGGCGCGGGCCTTTTCGATCGCGTTGCCCCACGGCAATTTCACGTTGACGCCCAGGTGCCCCATGCGTTCGGCCAGCTCGCGCCAGTAGGCTTCGGGCCAGTGCTTGGTGTCCCAGGTGGTGCCGTGCAACAGCAACACAAACGGCTTTTGCGGCGGCAGGCCGAGCAGTTTGTCGACGCTCAGGCCGTAGTCGCCCAGGCCTTTGGGCAGGTCATAACCGAGCGCCACGGCGAACAACTGGCGCAGACGCTCCACCGCGTGTTGCCCGCGGGCCACGGCCAGGCGCCGTGAATAAAAATGCGCGGCGATAGGTTCGCGGGCCGAGTGCTTGTCGAAACCGGCCACGGGAGCGCGCACGTAGCGGGTCAGCCAGGCGCTTTTGAGCAGGCCCTGGGCGTCGATCACCAGGTCGTACTTGGTCGACTGGATGCGCTGCTTGAAGCGCCGCCATTCGCCACTCTTGAGGGTTTGCCAAATGTTCTTGCGCCAGCGGCGGATCGCCACCGGGATCACTTTGTCCACCGCCGGGTGCCAGGTGGGGATTTCGGCAAAGCCTTCTTCCACCACCCAGTCGAATTGAATGCCGGGGATCGCCCGCGCGGCGTCGGTGAGTGCCGGCAACGCATGGATCACGTCGCCCAGGGATGAGGTCTTGATTACCA
It encodes:
- a CDS encoding glycosyltransferase family 4 protein; this encodes MQLAFVLYKYFPFGGLQRDFMRIALECQQRGHRIRVYTLIWEGDIPPGFEVLVAPVKAFFNHRRNEKLSAWMEADLAKRPVDRLIGFNKMPGLDVYYAADGCFEDKAQNLRHSMYRSFGRYRHFAEYERAVFAKDAKTEILMISEVQQPLFIKHYDTPLERFHLLPPGIAQDRRAPLNAAEIREGFRQEFNLADDDLLLVQIGSGFKTKGVDRSLKALAALPAELKKRTRLLVIGQDDPKVFQLQSATLGLGDNVQFLKGRSDIPRFLLGADLLIHPAYNENTGTVLLEALVAGLPVLVSKVCGYAHYIAEADSGLVLDEPFEQTQLNEYLAHMLTDTAQRTAWSRNGLAFAETADLYSMPQHAADVILAEPKR
- a CDS encoding lipopolysaccharide kinase InaA family protein, whose amino-acid sequence is MRLSELKSAGRTPSLPLSIDLADAAGPGQLQLLSLLRVLPGERYVGAAVWRGRPVLAKLLVGSKAARHFQRELHGVRLLAEQGLTTPLLLADGLQEGEGGWLLFEFLEGAESLADAWHAVEGLPPLADEQTAVLAEALDAIARMHAKGLWQEDLHLDNLLRQHDKLYLIDGAGIRVEEAGKPLSRNRVLENLGVFFAQLPKNLQPFTEELLVYYLLSNGEHALPLEALEKQVRKVSAWRLKDFLNKVGRECTLFSVARGAFALRAIRREEEAAMLPVLAQADALLDQGHLYKTGGAASVAKVEVAGRPLVIKRYNIKNVAHWLKRFWRPSRAWHSWREGNRLAFLGIATPKPLAVLEKRFFWLRRRAYLITEYLPGPDIIERFAPYIEHGDAPENELQALDQLFAELIGERISHGDLKGHNLFWHEGRWALIDLDAMCQHTSTASFAPAYAKDRARFMRNWPQDSGLYRVIDQRLPEGVQAGGSL
- a CDS encoding sugar ABC transporter substrate-binding protein — protein: MPFSLSSLSRLICLGAALLLGQAAVVQAAEGDDAVPSLAGKRIAVSMTGTSHYFDIKAFQAQVDEIKRLGGTPITLDAGRNDKNLVTQLQTVVTQKPDAVIQTLGTLSVIDPWLKRISKAGIPLFTIDVPSQYSLNNTTSDNVATGKALADQLIKDAGGKGKILVFNGFYGVPVCAIRYDQLKLALKDHPQLEIIQPELRDVIPNTVQDAYSQVSALLNKYPAGSVSAIWAAWDIPQLGASKALIDAKRTEIKTYGVDGTPEVLALLGQANSPVGAVVAQQPALIGKTAVQNVARYLAGQRDLPKETHVATLLTTADNLAQVQQLRGD
- a CDS encoding lipopolysaccharide kinase InaA family protein, yielding MAGWNLEPAYADLADDFGSLEAVFALQGERLTRDPLSEVIRVERGGVNYYVKRYTGAGKGLRRYLGKPRVKSEWQNLKRFAKWGIPTADVVAWGLERKGLAYSRGAMITRELARTEDLSVLAERKDARLRDPKWVDTVSRQLAEYTRTMHDHHFTHNDLKWRNLLIDDQSTLYLIDCPNGDFWRGFWLKYRITKDLACLDKVAKYHLSATQRLRFYMQYRQRRHLSASDKERIRHVVKFFEGRE
- the rfaP gene encoding lipopolysaccharide core heptose(I) kinase RfaP encodes the protein MKLILAEPFKTLWAGLDAFAEVEKLQGQVFRELAARRTLRTEVEGRPYFVKIHRGIGWGEIFKNLITAKLPVLGAGLEWAAIHRLQDLGVPTMTGVAFGEKGSNPADQHSFIITEELAPTVSLEDLTLNWVAEPPAPALRHALTAELARMVGDMHRGGVNHRDCYLCHFLLDTSRPIDARHIKLSVIDLHRAQLRAHLPLRWRDKDLSALYYSALDIGLTRRDKLRFLKGYFRQPLRQILAEQSASLSLMQRKADKLYARKQRYGDAI
- a CDS encoding lipopolysaccharide kinase InaA family protein, whose product is MSDFLAAEDRVLLERHGLATFDALWAKQLDAVDEPNTSRGGWSSVFRLELDGHGYYLKRQSNYLTRSLHRPLGEPSFSREFRNISRYRTLGIPALQAVFYGERKVAGEHRAMLLTRALDGWNDLESLLEQWSSLSDAQHRAILLACGQLARRLHGVGQVHGCFYPKHIFLQATGDGYVAQLIDLEKTRPLLFGRRDRVKDLEPLLRRAPQWTDGQVRHLLAAYLDQPEGSASVATWLQRLTTRRSHKENR
- a CDS encoding sugar ABC transporter ATP-binding protein; amino-acid sequence: MTALHLQHVRKRFGATQALDDASLKVERGTIHGLVGENGAGKSTLIKILAGIHAADAGQVSIDGRVYDRLSPRQVDALGVQFIHQERLLPASFTVGEALFFGHELRRGPFVDRRRQQHEAERLLGEYFDLQLPAGVRVGELNSAERQVLQITRALIRQPKILVFDEPSVALVKREVDQLLRIVKRLRDQGLSILYISHYLQEIDSLCDEVTVLRNGRDVAVVQPRQTSSAEIARLMVNREVQDMYPKASVELGPPLLLVRGLSLARRYRQIDLEVRRGEIVGLTGLVGSGAKELFKTLFGVERANSGSVHLDGRLLRLRSPGQAIAAGIALVPEERRSQGISPALSVLENLTLAGLGRFSRWGLLSRRQEQAQTLRLIDELAIKAPGPHAAVSQLSGGNQQKVALGKWLSRRSAVYLLDEPCVGVDVGAKVEIYRVIGRLVQEGAAVLVLSSDLPELLGISDRIVVLHRGEIAAEFRAGEVDSDQLLACATGASRASAGRAREVEHA
- a CDS encoding DUF3800 domain-containing protein → MADEKLTSPQFLLFESESEAERDAEVVAAKPPTGAFSNFIVYVDESGDHGMQTLDVNYPMFVLAFCVFHKRHYCEKVIPALQKFKFNHMGHDLVGLHELEIRKEKGAFSSMFASRQHKHAFLEELTSIIESSNFVLISCVIDKATLREQQGPIHNPYHLALGFCLETLYEFLQEKNQQGALTHVIFERRGRKEDNELELEFRRMCDGANRLGIRLPFEIVFATKQVNSTGLQLADLVARPIGMSVLRPGQENRAFDVLTRKFYCSGGRSKVGEGFENWGLKIFPVAESEKPR
- the waaC gene encoding lipopolysaccharide heptosyltransferase I, which codes for MRVLVIKTSSLGDVIHALPALTDAARAIPGIQFDWVVEEGFAEIPTWHPAVDKVIPVAIRRWRKNIWQTLKSGEWRRFKQRIQSTKYDLVIDAQGLLKSAWLTRYVRAPVAGFDKHSAREPIAAHFYSRRLAVARGQHAVERLRQLFAVALGYDLPKGLGDYGLSVDKLLGLPPQKPFVLLLHGTTWDTKHWPEAYWRELAERMGHLGVNVKLPWGNAIEKARAERLARGLQNAEVLPKLNLAGVARVLAGARACVAVDTGLGHLAAALDVPTISLFGPTNPGLTGAYGKGQIHLASDFPCAPCLQKQCTYQPTADDLRRFDIKREFPLCFTRLNPERVASRLSTLLLAEELH